The segment TTAATAGTATAAGTTCCTTTGTTTGAAAAAGTAGCGTTATTATTACTACAACCTACAGTTAAGCTTGAAGAATCACTAATTAAAATAGCTCCGGCATTAATATTTACTCCGGCTACAGAACTAACTGAATTAACAGTTATGGTGTGACCTGAAAGAATAGTTACGGTATCGGCACAAGTTGGCACCGAATTGCTACTCCATGTCGAAGCATCATTAAAATTCCCTGATTGAACCGAAGTTACCGGAGTATCTAAAATCGCGTTGTATCCGACAAGGAATGCGTTATCTAAATCGGTATCTGAAAGTCCGATTCTTTGCGCAAATGGCGTTGTTGTTCCAGTTTGGTGAGTTCCAACCGTAGTTTCATCAGCCTTAATAATTCTGGAATTTCCGTTTTTAATCAAATAAGCATCCTCAATTGAAAAAGCTATCGCATGATTTCCTAATGGAAATAAATAATTTGCATCTTTTTCTATAATCCATGCACCTTCATATATATCGGTTACTGTATACGCGCCATCCGGAACTGTAAAACCAGTAGAAACAGTTGACGCATCATAATAACTTACCGAAAGTTCTCCGGAAACTGCCAAATTGGTTGTATCATTTGGTCTTGAAATAAATGCCGCTCTGTTTTTACCATTAGCACTAATAAAAGGAAATAAAGTTCTAACATTATTATAATCGGAACCTGGTGTTATTGGTGCAAAAGTATCATATGCACCATACCATCTTCCAATAGTTCCGCTTAAAAAGCCACTACCAGATGAACAAGTAACATTAGCACTCCCATAATTTCCGATAGACATTTTGTTTGTAACTAAATCTATTTTAGCATTTGTCAGCACTAAAGCACTTCTGATTTTAATATTATTAAATCCCCATATAATATTTGGAGATGCAGTACTAGAGTTATCAACGATTAATTGATTAATTACCGCACCTGTATTACTATTGTCTGTACTATAAACTGTACCGCCAAAGGTACCTAAACCACTAACTGTTTGTAAAGTCGTTCCGTTTAAGTTTAATACGCCTTCAGGGCTATAACTGGAACCTTCAGACAAATCAATTCTACCATTGTTTACAATGTTACCTGCTACAGAAATCTTTATTCCGATATTATATCCAAACGAACCTGCATCATAAAAATAAATACCTTTAAACAATCCACCCAAATTAACCGTTAAATTGCCTTCTACAGTATACTCCCAGGAAGCTGCAGTACATTCTAATGTACCGCTAACAGTAACATTTTGTGCAGTCAGCACATCATCAAGAGTTACTGTATGACCTGTGCTGATTACTACATGGTCATCCGAAGTCGGAGCCGTAGCAGTTCCCCATGTTGCAGGGTCAGTATAATTCCCGGATTGTACAGAAGTAAACGTAGTTTGCGATTGCATACTCGCGATACTAAAAAACAGCATCACAAAGAAAACCTTTTTCAGATTTGGGGAATGTTTTAGAATGTAATTTAAACACATAAGCTATAAGTTAAAATTGATTAATAGTAGCCGAAATGTAATTACTTATATCCTATTTATTTTATACGACACTTTCAAAATTACTGAATTTAGAAAGCTAAAATCTTATTTTCAAAAACAACATTCAACCTTATAAAAATTAGAAACAATAAGTTTAGTCAGCGAATACAAAGGTTTTTCTTTTACTATTTAATTTCATTCCTGTTTTTAAAAAAGGATGAATTTCGATATTTAAACAATTGCAAATCCTTTTGAAGAAGTATAGCTTTGTTAAAAAATTAGATATGCAGCCAGCAGAATTACTTTCACTATCCAAAGAATTTGGAAACCCTCTCTATGTTTATGACGCTGATAAAATTGAGGTTCAGTACAACCGCTTAACTAATGCTTTCGCTAAAGTAGAAAAGCTTCGCATCAATTATGCGATGAAAGCCTTATCGAATATTTCCATACTAAAGCTGCTCAGGAATTTGGGTTCCGGATTGGATACCGTTTCTATACAAGAAGTGCAGCTCGGACTTCATGCAGGTTTTACTCCCGATAAAATCATTTTTACACCAAACGGCGTTTCTTTTGAAGAGATTGAGGAAGTTGCCAAATTGGGAGTTCAAATTAATATTGATAACCTTTCTGTTTTAGAACATTTTGGTGCCAAGTATCCTAAAACTCCGGTTTGCATTAGAATTAACCCACACGTGATGGCTGGTGGAAATGAGAATATTTCTGTTGGACATATTGACAGCAAATTCGGGATTTCTATTTATCAGATTCCGCATGTTTTAAGAATTGTTGAAAATACTAAGATGAACATCAACGGAATCCATATGCATACGGGTTCTGACATTTTGGATATCGAAGTATTTCTATACGCTTCTGAAATCCTGTTTGATACTGCAAAACAATTTAAAGATTTAGAATTCCTTGATTTTGGTTCAGGTTTTAAAGTGCCTTATAAAAAAGGTGATATCGAAACTAATATTGAAGAATTAGGAAAAAAACTAACCAAGCGTTTCCTTGCTTTTGAAAAAGAATATGGCCGCGAATTGACTTTAGCTTTTGAACCAGGAAAATTTCTGGTAAGTGAAGCAGGTTATTTTTTGGCGAAAGTAAATGTAATCAAACAAACAACATCTACCGTTTTTGCCGGAATTGATAGTGGATTTAACCATTTAATCCGACCTATGTTTTATGGATCACAACACAACATTGAAAACATTTCTAATCCAAAAGGAAAAGAGCGTTTTTATACTGTTGTGGGTTATATCTGCGAAACGGATACATTTGCCAACAACCGAAGAATTCCTGAAATTCACGAAGGCGACACACTTTGTTTCAGAAACGCCGGCGCCTACTGTTTCTCTATGGCATCCAACTATAATTCGCGCTTCAAACCTGCAGAAGTGTTATGGAAAGATGGAAAAGGTCATTTGATACGCGAGCGTGAAACTTTTGAGAACCTGCTACAAAATCAAATTATGATTGAACTGTAATTTACTCTTTTTGCCCTTAATTTATATTCGAGAAATCCTGTCTTGTTTGAAACGAGACGGGATTTTCTTTTTTAGGAGCAAGAACTTCTCCACATCACTACACTACTGTTCCTGCTATCCGTTGCAATCTTTTTTTTAATTACCACGGGTTTAAACCCGTGGAAAAAAAAAGGATTTCCACTGCACACGAGCGTAGCGACTGCCGAAGGAATCGGGGCTATAATCACGAATTGTTTTTCTATCACATAAAAAAAGCCCTGGCTAAACCAGGGCTTTTTAACTTATAATTTATAACTCATAATTCATAACTCAAACTATCGCTTCATAGCGAAGTGCGATTTAAATTGTTTCATTACGCCGCCTTCCACAAAATCAACCGTAAACCAGTAATCATCCGATGGTAACAGATGCCCGTTATAGGTTCCATTCCAACCTTGTCCTGTTGGACTGATTTGTTTGAGCAGTTTGCCATAACGGTCAAAAATGAAGATTTTTGCAGATTCATCCAATCCAACAACATTCCATGTATCATGGATTCCATCGCCATTCGGAGTAAAGTAATGAGGATAATCAATGATATAAACCTCGTTTATAATTAACTCCTCACAACTGTATGCTATGTCACCTTTGGCATCCCAAACATGGATGATGTGTGTGCCCATGCTGACACCTTCAAACACATTGCTATCCTGTCTCGGTCCGTCATCCAAACTGTACTGATAATCCGGTGCGCCATAACCTTCTACAGTCACAGTAATAATTTGTGACGAACTAAAGGCGCCCGTTACCGTGTATCCTACTGTTCCTGCCGCTATAACTGCCTGTCCTGATTGTACCACAGGGAAAGATGCCGATGTAGTCTGGCATGCCAGTGGACTGGCACTGGTAACCCTTACCGTATACTCTCTGGTGGCTCCTGCTACTGCCGGTGTGTCAACGGTATATGTTGGTCCCGTTGCTCCCGGTATTGGTGTCGTAGATGCATCTTCAAACCATTCATAAGTATAGTTGTTTGGATTCACAACACCACTGTTCAGCGTAAGTGGTCTTACCACCTGATTCGTAATAAAGTCAACACAGATAGTCGTTACATTATTTGCTGTATTTATAACCGGATTTGGATAACGCTCCACTTTAATATCTATTGTAGTGATAGCATAACATACCGGAGTAATCAGATTGCTGCTGTTCTCTACCTTAACCCAAATCGTATCGGTATCCGCATCGGTTTGATACGCCTGTGCCTGTGCCAAAGTCAAGGCATTGGTTCCTGCTACTGCATTGGCTAAGCTGGTGTAATAACTAACTATAAATATAGCAGCATCCTGTCCGTCTAATATATCCGCTGCATAACTCGTTAAATCAACAAGGCCAACCCCATCATACGGATTACCGTCATTATCACATTCGTTAAACTGCTGTGGACCTACAGCTCTGGCATACGCCTCTACTACAAGTGGCAGCACTCCTGTGTTAACACAACTTGTAGCATTGTTAACCACTCTGACGTAAATATCCTGAGCATTCGGAGTTACATTGGTATAACTGTTCGGTAGTGTCGGAGTCCCTGCTGTGGCTGCTGCCTGCGATGGGTGATAACTAATGGCATAATCTGCCGGTAATTGAGTAGGGCCTAATATCGCCTCAGCCAAATCAGGATTAGTCAAATCAAATACAGCGATGCCATCAGCATTATCATCACATGCTCTGTATGGTGCCAGTGGCTGAACAACAATCGGTAATGGATTTACCGTTAATGCTTGTTCTACTATTACATAACAGTTCTCACCTTGGTAGTCTACCCTGTTGTTCTCTACTCTAATCCAAACATTGTCGCCTACTAAAGCTGCTGTGGCCGGAATTAATTCGCTTACGTTGTCAACAGCATTGTCCCGCGTAGCAAAATAATGGAATGTAAGGTTCGGATCTCCATTTGCTATGTATGCTTCATTAACCGTTAAATCAAACACCTCCATCATATCGCCCGGATTGTTGTCATCACATTTCGGCGCCAGTGGTGTTGGGTTTCTATTTGGTGTTGGTATTGGCAACACTCTGATATCTAAAGTCGTAATACTTTTACATCCTGCTGCTGTTGTCACTACTACTCCAAGTGTCTGCACCGCCGGATGTGCCGGAACGTTTTGGTAAGCGGTTGGCGTAGTAATAACATTAGTGTTATTTTGGGCATCCGTCAGACTTGGATAATACGTTACCGTATACCCTGTACCCTGATTGATCTCAGTGTTTTTTATGGTTAAATCAAACACATGGAACTGATTGTTTGGAGTATCATCGGCATCACAAACACTCAGCGGGGCTGGTGTGGTAAGTAATAACGGGGTATCAATCTCTATTTGGAACGAACCAACGTTAAAACAACCGGTCGTTTTATGCTCTACCCTAACCCATATTGTTGTACCATCACTAACAATATAGCTGGTATCATTTATAATTGGTGAGTTGCCTTGTTCTGCTAATAATTGCGTGGTGTAATACTCCACGGTATAATCAGCAGCAGCTCCGGTTTGTTGGGCTAAAACAGCGGCTGTTGTCTGGGTTAAATCTACAGTTGTACTGGCACTTTGTGGACTACTGTCCTGATCACATACCGTTATTGGGTCCAGATTTACAGGAGCAATCGGACTTGGGTCAGCATTTAACTCTATTGGAAGAACGCTATAACAATGGGTCACATTATCCTCGGCTCTTACATAGAGGATTTGTACAAACGGATCGATACTAAAGTAAGGCACACTTGTATCTATATCGTTGTCACCCGAATTCGCATCGTCTATTGTCTCATGGAAAGTTATCGTATACGTGGTCATACCATTTAACAATCCCGGTAGTAAAGTCGTTAAATCAAAATTGGCAAAACCATCCTGATTCTCATCACAAACTGTGTAAGGTGCTGGTGGCGGAATTGGTGTTGGCAATGGCTCCACTCTGATATCCATCGTAGAGATAACATAACAGTCTGTGTCAGTATTCGTTATACGGATACCTAACGTCTGAACGTAAATTACAGCGTTAGTGTATTGTAAATTGGTAATGGCATTACTGTTTGATTGTGCCTCGCCTAAACTCGGATAAAAAGTAACAGCCATACCGGTTTGTCCCAATAATATAGCACTTACCTGTGAGGCTAAATCAAAGGTCTCAAAGCCCACTAAACCAGTCGTATCACAAAGTGAATACTGCGGATAGTTCGGCTGGGTAGCATTCGGTAACGGATTTACAATTAACTGCAAAGTCACAATATCATAACAACCCGTAGCTGTAGTTTCTACTCTGACATAAATCGTCTGGGTATTAATGGTGCCATTGGTATAACTCGTCGGATTGGTGATGTTACCTGTTCCCAATTCTGCTGCTGCCTGAGTGGTGTAAAAAGTTACCGTGTGGGTAAGTGGATTTATAGTACCCAGTATATCAGAAATGGTGCTCGTTAAATCAAAGGTCTCATAACCTGCTGCTCCGGTATAATCACATAGCTGATAATCATCAGGCTCGGTAGCAACCGGAGTCGGATCAACAATTAGCTGAAGATTTACATAATTAGCACAGCCTGTCAGCGTGTAAAATACGCGAACATAAATAGTTTGTGTATTTATGGTAATATTATAATATGGACTTGGCTTTGGATTAGCTCCGGTTTGTGAATCCGTTAAAGTTTCATGGAAGGTAACAGAAACTCCCGCTGGCAGCGGTGAGCCCGGAGGTGTGCCGGTTATCTCATTAATAGTACTGCTCAAATCAAACACACCAAAGCCGTCATTATTCGGATCACAGTAATGTAATGGCAATGGAGTGATTGCCGTCGGTCCCTGAGTCACTCTGAGCAGTTGCGTTGTCGTAGCATAACATCCTGTAGCTATGTTCTCTACACGAATGTAAACTGTTTCGTTGTCATTTCCAATGTAAGCTGACGGTGAACCGATTATTGTAGGCGAACCATTCTGTGCAGCTGCCAAAGTATTGTAATACGTAACAATCATACCCGTAACGCCATTGGTCACTGTGCCTTCGTTTACCGTTAGGTCAAACTCTGCCGTAGTTGACGAACCGATGCTGCACTCATTTAAGTCAGGTGCTACAGTTACTGCAGGCAATGGATTTACAATCAAATTAAAGGAACTTGTCGTATTACAGCCTGTAGCATTGTCTCTTATATTTATCCATATCTGCTGTGGATTGCTCGTGTTTGGATACAAATTAGGCAACGGACTGGTTTGAGTTTGTGCATCGGCTAAAGTCGCATAATAAGTTACCGTTACTCCGGTTTGTCCATTAGCGATTTCTGTAGTTTTTGTCCCCAAATTAAATACCTCAATTCCATCTCCCGGATTGTTATAATCACACAACTCATAATCCGTAATTACAGGATTTGGCAGCGGAATTGGGTTGACAATTAAGTGGAAGGATGTCGTTGAGTAACATGCAGCTGCTCCCGCAAAAGAAGCTCTGACATAGATTATCTGGTCGAATGGATTAAGATTACAGTATGAAGTTGGTGTCGTTATTGTAGTACCGCCAATATCAGCATCTGTTTGTGTTTCGTGATAGGTAATTACAACTGTTGGGTCTGAAGTTATCTCAGTATTTTTAGTTGTCAAATCAAATCCACAGTAAAAACCGGTATTGTCTA is part of the Flavobacterium sangjuense genome and harbors:
- a CDS encoding T9SS type B sorting domain-containing protein, with the protein product MKNVFKVFFLLFLSNLAFAQEPNDCATALIVCGNGAFSSNATGSGTVQEINSCGGFENNSIWLEVNIVQAGTLGFNLIPDDPDINVDYDFWVYGPNRVCGALGSPLRCATTNPFEAGLSNNLTGMNGSTLLTQTGPGSDGNGYVRWLTVTPGQTYYIAIDRPIGDGGFQIQWTGTATLGTGAFPSPPSANAIPDVLTCSNTPNVGIFDLSALSSSINSDTTGNTITYHTSTADANDGVNALPNIYSNTSNPQTICARVTDNIAGCYSIVCFNLVVNLVPNASVSISNTSICTGSPVTVTFTGTPNANISYTVDSGPVQSAVLNAAGIFTITTSPTLASSYTLTNVRIVDGSGNTLCTQPLNQTVSVAVTQLPTATISGTTTICSGTSAVITFSGTPNATVTYTVGSGPNQTILLDGSGTATITTPLLTMNSTYNLVSVATSGTPVCSQSQTGSATVTVLTFTTPTFNPIAPICSGVTLAALPTTSNNSITGTWSPALDNTTTTTYTFTPNPGQCASPVNITIIVNPLIGVTVNSSAICSSGIATVTATPTLAGTYNYAWTVPAGFPNPGNVASFTTTTSGTYTVVISQTNSFCNAGFDSPVGVPSGGMAFVNQASFPCWRTTATDGIIEVWSSGFQSTPSYSGTQFVELNANQVSTLYQNLTVVPGTTAIISFAHRGRFSGTDVLQVQIGPVGGPYTSLGSFSATPAAWVFNTISYIFPNDGVTNYTIRFVSISSGSGDLTVGNFIDAVSITGLGCSSLPVSGTVTISPQPTAGVDGGTAVCENSTVAVDLFSLITGEAAGGTWVRTTGTGGTFNAAAGTYTPVVGATSSTFTYTVTGTAPCTTDSSVATITINAQPTAGVDGGTIVCDTSVTAINLFSLITGEQAGGVWTQTSGTGGTFNAVAGTYTPAAGATTSTFTYTVNGTAPCINDTSLATVTINPQPNAGVDGGTVVCETSTTAVDLFSLISGEQTGGVWTQTSGTGGTFNGVAGTYTPAVGATTSTFTYTLIGTAPCINDSSLATITINPQPIAGTDGGTTICENNAALINLYTLITGEQAGGTWTRTTGTGGTFNAAAGTFVPALGVTTSTFTYTLTGTAPCINVSSIATVTINPLPTATIFGTTTVCLNDPSPQIIFTGANGTAPYTFTYSINTVVQPPVSTTSGNSVSVNVPTTPQGTYTYALVSVQDAAAPACSQAQTGSAVVTVNTAPIINTPTAYVVCDDSLDNTGFYCGFDLTTKNTEITSDPTVVITYHETQTDADIGGTTITTPTSYCNLNPFDQIIYVRASFAGAAACYSTTSFHLIVNPIPLPNPVITDYELCDYNNPGDGIEVFNLGTKTTEIANGQTGVTVTYYATLADAQTQTSPLPNLYPNTSNPQQIWINIRDNATGCNTTSSFNLIVNPLPAVTVAPDLNECSIGSSTTAEFDLTVNEGTVTNGVTGMIVTYYNTLAAAQNGSPTIIGSPSAYIGNDNETVYIRVENIATGCYATTTQLLRVTQGPTAITPLPLHYCDPNNDGFGVFDLSSTINEITGTPPGSPLPAGVSVTFHETLTDSQTGANPKPSPYYNITINTQTIYVRVFYTLTGCANYVNLQLIVDPTPVATEPDDYQLCDYTGAAGYETFDLTSTISDILGTINPLTHTVTFYTTQAAAELGTGNITNPTSYTNGTINTQTIYVRVETTATGCYDIVTLQLIVNPLPNATQPNYPQYSLCDTTGLVGFETFDLASQVSAILLGQTGMAVTFYPSLGEAQSNSNAITNLQYTNAVIYVQTLGIRITNTDTDCYVISTMDIRVEPLPTPIPPPAPYTVCDENQDGFANFDLTTLLPGLLNGMTTYTITFHETIDDANSGDNDIDTSVPYFSIDPFVQILYVRAEDNVTHCYSVLPIELNADPSPIAPVNLDPITVCDQDSSPQSASTTVDLTQTTAAVLAQQTGAAADYTVEYYTTQLLAEQGNSPIINDTSYIVSDGTTIWVRVEHKTTGCFNVGSFQIEIDTPLLLTTPAPLSVCDADDTPNNQFHVFDLTIKNTEINQGTGYTVTYYPSLTDAQNNTNVITTPTAYQNVPAHPAVQTLGVVVTTAAGCKSITTLDIRVLPIPTPNRNPTPLAPKCDDNNPGDMMEVFDLTVNEAYIANGDPNLTFHYFATRDNAVDNVSELIPATAALVGDNVWIRVENNRVDYQGENCYVIVEQALTVNPLPIVVQPLAPYRACDDNADGIAVFDLTNPDLAEAILGPTQLPADYAISYHPSQAAATAGTPTLPNSYTNVTPNAQDIYVRVVNNATSCVNTGVLPLVVEAYARAVGPQQFNECDNDGNPYDGVGLVDLTSYAADILDGQDAAIFIVSYYTSLANAVAGTNALTLAQAQAYQTDADTDTIWVKVENSSNLITPVCYAITTIDIKVERYPNPVINTANNVTTICVDFITNQVVRPLTLNSGVVNPNNYTYEWFEDASTTPIPGATGPTYTVDTPAVAGATREYTVRVTSASPLACQTTSASFPVVQSGQAVIAAGTVGYTVTGAFSSSQIITVTVEGYGAPDYQYSLDDGPRQDSNVFEGVSMGTHIIHVWDAKGDIAYSCEELIINEVYIIDYPHYFTPNGDGIHDTWNVVGLDESAKIFIFDRYGKLLKQISPTGQGWNGTYNGHLLPSDDYWFTVDFVEGGVMKQFKSHFAMKR
- the lysA gene encoding diaminopimelate decarboxylase; translated protein: MQPAELLSLSKEFGNPLYVYDADKIEVQYNRLTNAFAKVEKLRINYAMKALSNISILKLLRNLGSGLDTVSIQEVQLGLHAGFTPDKIIFTPNGVSFEEIEEVAKLGVQINIDNLSVLEHFGAKYPKTPVCIRINPHVMAGGNENISVGHIDSKFGISIYQIPHVLRIVENTKMNINGIHMHTGSDILDIEVFLYASEILFDTAKQFKDLEFLDFGSGFKVPYKKGDIETNIEELGKKLTKRFLAFEKEYGRELTLAFEPGKFLVSEAGYFLAKVNVIKQTTSTVFAGIDSGFNHLIRPMFYGSQHNIENISNPKGKERFYTVVGYICETDTFANNRRIPEIHEGDTLCFRNAGAYCFSMASNYNSRFKPAEVLWKDGKGHLIRERETFENLLQNQIMIEL